ACGACCGGCTCAATTTCGATCTCGGCTACGACTCGCACGCGATGCTCAACCTCCTGCTCGACGTGGAGGACGAGTTCGGGATCGAGGTGCCGCCGGAAAAGGTTCCCGACCTCGTCGGCGCGCGCTTCGGCGATCTCGTCGGCCTGGTGGAGCGCCACGCGGGGGGAAGGCGGGAGGCGGTGCCGTGAAGTTCGCCGTCGTCGCGGATACCGGCGGCGCCAGCCTGGCTCCGCTCGCCGAGGAGATCGCCGGATTGCTGGCGGCCGCGGGCCACCGTCGGCTCGAGCGTCCCGAGCCGGGCGTGGAAGCGGTGTTCAACCTGACGTCGCCGGAGCGGCCCCTGGCGAACTACATCCGCCCCGAGCCGGCGGTCTTCGTCGCGACGCTGGTCGAGACCGCGGAGGGGTCGTGGGCCGGGACGGAGGAGTTCCGGCGCGATACCTACCGCGTGCTGGTGAAGACGATGTCGAACGTCGTCGTCCACCGCGTCCGCAGCGGTTCGCTCGGCGGTTCGGCCTACTTCATGACGCCCGAACTCGGCTTCCGCCGGGTCCCCGACGGCGAGGGCCTCGCGCGCGCCATCGCCGACTACGTCACGCCGCTCGCCGGGGCACGCTTCGTCATCGGCAACCGGCTGGACGAGGATCTGCCGCGGGAGCTGTGGGAGGGGGACGAGCGGTCGCGGGAGCTGGCCGAGTACGGCCGGCGCCTGGCGGCGATGAACCTCCTGCCGAGCGTCTTCGACATCAAGTCGGTCCTCGACGAGCGCGACCTTCGGCTCGCGATGAAGCTCTTCGGCCTCAAGCAGCTCTCCTACGGGAACCTCTCGGTCCGGCGCGACGCGGAGACCTTCTGGATGTCGGGGCGCGGCGTGGACAAGGGGAACCTGCGGCAGGTGGGCCGGGACATCTTCCTCGTCAAGGGGTACGATCCCGCGACGCGGACGATCCTGCTCTCCGTGCCGCCGGGCACCGACCCGACGGCGCGCGTTTCGGTCGACGCCATCGAGCACTTCAAGATCTACAGCCGGATCCCCGAGGTCGGAGCGATCGTGCACGTGCACGCCTGGATGGACGGGGTTCCGGCGACGCTGCAGAGCTGGCCGTGCGGCACCGAGCAGCTCGCCGACGAGGTGCTCGATCTCGTGCTCGCCGCACCCGACCCGTCGCGGGCGGTGATCGGCCTGAAGAACCACGGCCTGACGATCACGGGCCGCTCGCTGGCCGACATCTTCGCCCGGATCGAAGGCCGGCTCGTGCAGGAGATCCCGGCGCTGGAGTGAACGGGGCGATGTACCGCACACTCGTCGAGCTCGTCGACCGGATGAAGCTGGCGCCCGAGGAGCACCGGCTCGAGCTGGTCGACGCCCGGGGAAGGAGGGCGGTGTTCCCCTGGCGGTTGCTCCACCGCAAGGTG
The Acidobacteriota bacterium DNA segment above includes these coding regions:
- a CDS encoding class II aldolase/adducin family protein, with amino-acid sequence MSNVVVHRVRSGSLGGSAYFMTPELGFRRVPDGEGLARAIADYVTPLAGARFVIGNRLDEDLPRELWEGDERSRELAEYGRRLAAMNLLPSVFDIKSVLDERDLRLAMKLFGLKQLSYGNLSVRRDAETFWMSGRGVDKGNLRQVGRDIFLVKGYDPATRTILLSVPPGTDPTARVSVDAIEHFKIYSRIPEVGAIVHVHAWMDGVPATLQSWPCGTEQLADEVLDLVLAAPDPSRAVIGLKNHGLTITGRSLADIFARIEGRLVQEIPALE